The Exiguobacterium mexicanum genome includes a window with the following:
- the hflX gene encoding GTPase HflX, whose protein sequence is MQREKVIIVGCQLPTVDDWTYEQSMGELVELVDTARGEVVARLDQKRQQVDRRTFIGKGKVEELAVLIEQFEPDIVIFNAELSPAQSKNIRISLNDPDEMKLIDRTQLILDIFAGRAQSKEGKLQVELAQMNYLLPRLIGQGTQLSRLGGGIGTRGPGETKLESDRRHIKRRIDEIKKNLEGTVAHRDRYRERRKENRVFQVALVGYTNAGKSTIFNRLTDADTYEQDELFATLDPLTRELELPRGGKVLITDTVGFIRDLPTKLVAAFRSTLEEVLGADLVLHVIDASNPHYMNQIDTTNSVLSELGASEVPQLEVYNKKDRLTEDFVGGPLVISALDSTDIETLIGAIEDKIADVLTKVHVVLPVRSFEHYHPAKDSMYRLEEKFLDDGSVELVGYMREDTRLYATLKPFEV, encoded by the coding sequence ATGCAACGAGAGAAAGTCATTATCGTCGGGTGTCAATTACCGACCGTCGACGATTGGACATATGAACAATCGATGGGGGAACTCGTCGAATTGGTCGATACGGCACGAGGTGAGGTCGTCGCCCGTCTCGATCAGAAACGGCAACAAGTCGACCGCCGCACATTCATCGGAAAAGGGAAAGTCGAGGAGCTCGCGGTGCTCATCGAACAGTTCGAGCCGGACATCGTCATCTTCAACGCCGAGCTGTCGCCGGCCCAATCAAAGAATATCCGCATCTCGCTGAACGACCCGGACGAGATGAAACTGATTGACCGGACGCAATTGATTTTAGACATCTTTGCCGGACGGGCCCAATCGAAAGAAGGGAAGCTCCAAGTCGAGCTCGCTCAGATGAACTACCTGCTTCCACGTTTGATCGGACAAGGCACGCAGTTGTCACGTCTCGGTGGCGGAATCGGGACTCGGGGACCGGGTGAGACGAAACTCGAGTCCGACCGTCGTCACATCAAGCGCCGCATCGATGAAATCAAGAAAAATCTCGAAGGCACGGTCGCGCACCGTGACCGTTACCGGGAGCGTCGGAAAGAAAACCGTGTGTTCCAAGTCGCGCTCGTCGGTTACACGAACGCCGGGAAGTCGACAATCTTTAACCGCTTGACGGATGCGGATACGTACGAACAGGACGAACTGTTCGCAACGCTCGACCCGCTCACGCGCGAGCTCGAGTTGCCGCGGGGCGGTAAAGTGCTGATCACGGACACGGTCGGATTTATCCGGGACTTGCCGACGAAACTCGTCGCCGCGTTCCGCTCGACGCTCGAGGAAGTGCTCGGGGCCGACCTCGTCTTGCACGTCATCGACGCATCGAATCCGCATTACATGAACCAAATCGACACGACGAATTCGGTCTTGTCGGAACTCGGGGCGAGTGAGGTACCGCAGCTCGAGGTATACAATAAGAAAGACCGGTTGACCGAAGACTTCGTCGGCGGACCGCTCGTCATCTCGGCGCTCGATTCGACCGATATCGAGACGCTCATCGGCGCGATTGAAGATAAGATTGCGGATGTGTTGACGAAAGTACACGTCGTCTTGCCGGTCCGCTCGTTCGAGCATTACCATCCGGCCAAAGATTCGATGTATCGTCTCGAGGAGAAGTTCCTCGATGACGGTTCGGTCGAACTCGTCGGATATATGAGAGAAGACACGCGTCTATATGCGACGCTGAAACCATTTGAGGTGTGA
- a CDS encoding aminotransferase class I/II-fold pyridoxal phosphate-dependent enzyme, whose translation MWQEKIAYYDELAPFVTEAEERVKPYFETIEATAEFNQYRVLESFKKHKVSDFHFNPTTGYGYDDIGRDTLESIYADVFGADLALCRPQIISGTHAIGIALFGVLLPGDELLYITGKPYDTLEEIVGIRGDGRGSLKELGVGYDTVELKEDRIDVETVIGRIRPETKLVGIQRSKGYANRRSIPVQEIGEAIRKIKAAHPHVFIFVDNCYGEFVETIEPTHVGADLMAGSLIKNPGGGLAKTGGYIAGTKELVERCSFRMTTPGIGSEAGPSLYSLQEMYQGFYMAPHTVAQALKGAHLTASLLGLLGFETDPHYTTPRTDLIQSVTFRDRDKMIAFCQSIQMASPVNAHALPVPAYMPGYEDDVIMAAGTFIQGSSIELSADGPLRAPYTAYVQGGLTYAHVKVALMLALSQLRTKELVTFDRDNISQKL comes from the coding sequence ATGTGGCAAGAAAAGATTGCGTACTATGATGAATTGGCCCCGTTCGTGACCGAGGCGGAAGAACGGGTAAAACCATATTTTGAAACGATCGAGGCGACGGCGGAGTTCAACCAATACCGTGTCCTCGAGTCGTTCAAGAAACACAAAGTGTCGGATTTCCATTTCAATCCGACGACCGGGTACGGCTATGACGATATCGGGCGCGACACGCTCGAGTCGATTTACGCCGACGTGTTCGGGGCGGACCTCGCCCTATGCCGTCCGCAAATCATCTCCGGGACACACGCCATCGGGATTGCCTTGTTCGGTGTGTTGTTGCCAGGAGATGAGCTGCTCTATATCACCGGCAAGCCGTACGATACGCTCGAAGAGATCGTCGGGATTCGGGGAGACGGCCGTGGGTCGCTCAAAGAGCTCGGTGTCGGCTACGACACGGTCGAGTTGAAAGAGGACCGAATCGACGTCGAGACCGTCATCGGACGGATTCGTCCTGAGACAAAGCTCGTCGGCATCCAGCGCTCGAAAGGTTACGCCAATCGTCGCAGCATCCCGGTCCAAGAAATCGGTGAGGCGATCAGGAAGATCAAAGCGGCACATCCGCACGTCTTCATCTTCGTCGACAACTGCTACGGCGAGTTCGTCGAGACGATCGAACCGACCCACGTCGGGGCCGATCTCATGGCCGGCTCGCTCATCAAGAACCCGGGTGGCGGCTTGGCGAAGACGGGCGGCTATATCGCCGGGACGAAAGAACTCGTCGAACGCTGTTCGTTCCGCATGACGACGCCAGGCATCGGGAGCGAGGCCGGTCCGTCACTCTACTCGCTCCAAGAGATGTACCAAGGGTTTTACATGGCGCCACATACGGTCGCCCAAGCGTTGAAAGGGGCACACTTGACGGCGAGCCTACTCGGATTGCTCGGTTTCGAGACCGACCCGCATTATACGACGCCCCGGACCGATTTGATTCAATCGGTGACGTTCCGCGACCGTGACAAGATGATCGCCTTCTGTCAGAGCATCCAAATGGCGTCACCGGTCAATGCCCACGCGTTGCCGGTACCAGCCTATATGCCGGGCTATGAGGATGACGTCATCATGGCGGCCGGGACGTTCATTCAAGGATCATCGATTGAACTGTCGGCCGATGGACCACTCCGGGCTCCATACACGGCCTACGTCCAAGGCGGATTGACTTACGCCCACGTCAAGGTCGCGCTCATGCTCGCCTTGAGCCAATTGCGGACGAAAGAGCTCGTCACATTTGACCGTGACAATATCTCACAGAAGTTGTAA
- a CDS encoding MerR family transcriptional regulator has product MADQFRRSNPLFPIGIVQDLTQLTGRQIRYYEEQGLISPSRTESKRRLYSFNDVERLLTIKDFIDQGFNLAAIRHMLDNTDAKDAESPKAPVDEAPKISEQELHKLLKTQLQEAGRFNKTSLIQGELSRFYR; this is encoded by the coding sequence ATGGCCGATCAATTTCGTCGCTCCAACCCGTTGTTTCCGATTGGAATCGTTCAAGATTTGACACAGCTGACAGGTAGACAGATTCGGTACTATGAAGAACAGGGTCTAATTTCGCCTAGTCGGACGGAATCGAAACGACGGCTCTATTCCTTTAATGATGTCGAACGTCTACTCACGATCAAGGATTTTATCGACCAAGGCTTCAACTTGGCGGCGATTCGTCATATGCTCGACAACACGGACGCCAAAGATGCGGAGTCACCAAAGGCACCGGTCGATGAAGCACCGAAAATCTCTGAACAAGAGTTACACAAATTATTGAAAACACAGCTTCAAGAAGCTGGCCGTTTCAATAAGACGTCGCTCATTCAAGGTGAGCTGTCACGTTTTTATCGATGA